The Triticum aestivum cultivar Chinese Spring chromosome 7B, IWGSC CS RefSeq v2.1, whole genome shotgun sequence genome window below encodes:
- the LOC123162338 gene encoding agamous-like MADS-box protein AGL61 yields MTQPPRLHPIVEQATKTLPPLGKKTKGRQRRENRRVEKKESRQVTFSKRKSGLWKKAAELAVLCRASLAIVVFSEAGKAFAFGSPSTDAVLGCADALAPVPAADDVEWEALEALYRETEAKGVEVAAEAERMSAVGKKVVEVQTQAGKRFRWEADVEALGEAELPVFARALQRLRDNVRRHADKMPSAAPPQQ; encoded by the coding sequence ATGACGCAGCCGCCGCGTCTGCACCCGATCGTTGAGCAAGCGACCAAGACGCTGCCGCCGCTCGGCAAGAAGACGAAGGGGCGGCAGCGCCGGGAGAACCGCCGGGTGGAGAAGAAGGAGTCGCGGCAGGTGACCTTCTCCAAGCGCAAGTCCGGGCTCTGGAAGAAGGCCGCGGAGCTCGCCGTGCTCTGCCGCGCCAGCCTCGCCATCGTCGTCTTCTCGGAGGCCGGCAAGGCGTTCGCCTTCGGCAGCCCCTCTACCGACGCCGTCCTGGGCTGCGCCGACGCCCTTGCTCCTGTTCCTGCTGCCGACGACGTGGAGTGGGAGGCCCTGGAGGCGCTGTACCGGGAGACGGAGGCCAAGGGCGTGGAGGTCGCGGCGGAGGCCGAGCGGATGAGCGCCGTCGGCAAGAAGGTGGTGGAGGTGCAGACGCAGGCGGGGAAGCGGTTCAGGTGGGAGGCTGACGTGGAGGCGCTCGGGGAGGCGGAGCTGCCGGTCTTCGCCAGGGCGCTCCAGCGCCTCCGGGACAACGTGCGCCGCCACGCCGACAAGATGCCCTCCGCTGCTCCACCGCAGCAGTAG